A stretch of Ipomoea triloba cultivar NCNSP0323 chromosome 11, ASM357664v1 DNA encodes these proteins:
- the LOC115995723 gene encoding ras-related protein RABH1b has protein sequence MAPVSALAKYKLVFLGDQSVGKTSIITRFMYDKFDNTYQATIGIDFLSKTMYLEDRTVRLQLWDTAGQERFRSLIPSYIRDSSVAVIVYDVASRQSFLNTSKWVEEVRTERGSDVIIVLVGNKTDLVEKRIVSIEEGEAKAREMNVMFIETSAKAGFNIKPLFRKIAAALPGMETLSSAKQEDMVDVNLKSTNSNSAQSQQQSGGCAC, from the exons ATGGCTCCCGTTTCGGCTCTTGCCAAGTACAAGCTCGTATTCTTAGGAGATCAATCCGTGGGGAAAACCAGTATCATTACTCGCTTCATGTACGATAAATTCGATAACACTTATCAG GCAACTATTGGTATTGATTTCCTGTCAAAGACAATGTACCTTGAAGATCGTACAGTGAGATTGCAGCTTTG GGATACAGCAGGGCAAGAGAGATTCAGGAGTCTTATACCCAGCTATATTAGGGACTCATCTGTTGCTGTTATTGTGTATGATGTTGCAA GCCGGCAGTCTTTCCTTAACACTTCAAAGTGGGTAGAGGAGGTTCGGACTGAGCGTGGGAGTGATGTTATAATTGTCCTTGTTGGGAATAAAACTGACCTTGTTGAGAAAAG AATAGTCTCAATAGAAGAAGGAGAGGCTAAAGCTCGTGAAATGAATGTCATGTTTATTGAAACCAGTGCAAAGGCTGGCTTCAATATAAAG CCGCTTTTTAGAAAAATTGCTGCAGCCTTGCCGGGAATGGAGACATTATCCTCAGCAAAGCAAGAAGACATGGTCGACGTCAACCTCAAGTCTACAAACTCAAATTCGGCCCAGTCTCAACAACAGTCGGGAGGATGCGCTTGTTGA
- the LOC115996898 gene encoding eukaryotic translation initiation factor 4G-like — translation MSHNQSRSESRESYQNRKPGRSGSFNQYRGSKGGGGGGGSGSAPAPSPSSSYNRSFNKKYNNAQGGYRAASDPSGSSARGVQNGAHQEQPLSEVLDAAPITTAGVPPLGTPVNVSNAPTQKINRAVPRPPPSNSSAGPDPNAPGTSKAPGDGSKSFPLQFGSLNPSFMNGMQVPARTSSAPPNLDEQKRSQARLNSLKPGPALPNPSTSVQPPAKKDAGKVDQFKKDSGKVDQYSNFEGPVHSRSKRDMPSSGPPPLTQTLKPSPHPLTGMHMQMPFHPAQPQVPVPYGGHGQIQSQTMSASSLPIQMSMPLLGNPSLQQPMFVTGLPPHPMSSQGIMHQGQGLSFAPGINPQMPPQLGNMGMNIPPQFPQQQAGKFSSLRKTVKITHPDTHEELRLDGSPGPRSHPSMPPQSQPLSSFPPTPINYYPNSYNNSSVYFQPPSSLPPKNSQSPQATRFYNQVTIKPAPGTPGEKDQVTVKPAPGIPGERDQLALVSSPTSKDSQKHAKSHVVASVHPQKDSQASTQSSMLQPKQGYGSTHASSIPEASMHSTVVLGSSFEAPSLTPVITTSDKGSTDVPVGSSEALSPDAIKVQQKKPGDIDPSSVQDQVARLSTSVLGLPSQPPETGDESAGGSTVDDIDAKAVDAHIEESSKPLDTESEENNTVPETTSKNEKEVKLHDVVQDSNNSKTQSESIRSESSEFINQTKEPCLQRAISINEGSSVKITQGKVNESATCSSEVDNEADSSLSSSLDINDMNSKGTPLVIGVSTQDLHMGTKEITSPTTSVVDEESGSESHVCPSEATSKHKDENDDTSLTTSIAKEKSLVYQDLPKSTLARKKKKKEIYKKADAAGATSDLYVAYKGTEEKKENCTYVESNQSIEGNIVDSSKPFTAEVVQDIVQVKEGDQVKVEPDDWEDAVDVSSPKLESPENGKQVVRAFNNYAEGCDEMTTKKYSRDFLFKFADLYTDLPEGFAIASDIAEVLMGSTVDVTNEPYPSPGRIIDRPSGGSRPERRGSVMGDEEKWSKLPGPLVTGRESRDMRLDMAYGSNAMGFRPNQGGNFGVLRNPHAPTSLQYAGGILAGPLHSVGSQGMQRNGVDADRWQRGTAFQKGLMPSPHSPLQVMHKAEKKYEVGRVTDEEQAKQRQLKAILNKLTPQNFEKLFQQVKDVKIDNVTTLNGVISQIFDKALMEPTFCEMYANFCSHLSAELPDLSIDNEKITFKRLLLNKCQEEFERGKREEQEANVTDGEGETKLSDEEREEKRLKARRRMLGNIRLIGELYKKKMLTERIMHECIKNLLGETENQNPDEENIEALCKLMSTIGEMIDHVKAKVHMDAYFAWMANLSINMKLSSRVRFMLKDAIDLRKNNWQQRRKVEGPKKIEEVHRDAAQERQAQASRISRAPGLSSSVRRGQQIDFSPRGPSILPSPSSQMSGFRPMSPQMRDYGGQDSRLDDRNSFENRALSLPLTQRSHGDDITLGPQGGLARSFRGQTTAPITPSANIPSPGDPHRVASGMNGFSPMPDRITHGSREDSMQRYIPERVSSQYDHTGKQEWNMQYGNRDRGFDTALTSPPVRGGGTSSMQNVHQDKGLSEERLQDLSMSAIKEFYSARDEKEVALCMKDLNAPSFYPSMIALWITDSFERKEMERDLLGKLLLNLTKSRDVILSPDQMIQGFERVLTTLEDAVNDAPRAAEFLGRIFANMVLENVVPLNEIGRLLQEGGEEKGCLVETGLAADVLGSTLEIIKSEKGDSLLNDICKRSNLLLENFRPPGSNKQSKLDKFLFS, via the exons ATGTCCCATAATCAATCGAGGTCGGAAAGTCGCGAGTCTTATCAGAATAGGAAGCCTGGACGATCCGGCAGCTTCAATCAGTATCGCGGTAGTaaaggcggcggcggcggaggcggcAGTGGCTCGGCCCCTGCTCCTAGTCCCTCCTCGTCTTACAATAGAAG CTTCAACAAGAAGTATAATAATGCACAAGGAGGATATAGGGCAGCAAGTGATCCAAGTGGGAGCTCTGCTCGAGGAGTGCAGAATGGTGCTCACCAAGAACAGCCATTAAGTG AAGTGTTAGATGCTGCGCCTATTACTACTGCAGGTGTCCCTCCTTTGGGTACTCCTGTTAATGTCAGTAATGCGCCGACACAAAAAATTAACCGAGCTGTACCTAGACCTCCACCCTCCAATTCCTCTGCTGGTCCAGACCCTAATGCACCAGGCACTTCTAAAG CTCCAGGAGATGGATCTAAGTCCTTCCCTCTTCAGTTTGGGTCGTTAAATCCTAGTTTCATGAATGGGATGCAG GTTCCTGCTCGAACAAGCTCAGCACCGCCAAACTTGGATGAGCAGAAACGTAGCCAG GCTCGCCTCAACTCTTTGAAACCTGGGCCTGCATTGCCAAATCCATCTACATCTGTGCAACCACCAGCAAAAAAGGATGCAGGGAAGGTTGACCAATTTAAAAAGGATTCAGGGAAGGTTGATCAATATAGTAACTTTGAGGGTCCGGTACACTCCAGGTCCAAGAGGGACATGCCTTCTTCTGGTCCACCCCCACTGACACAAACTCTAAAGCCTTCACCTCATCCTTTGACTGGGATGCATATGCAAATGCCATTTCACCCAGCTCAGCCTCAGGTTCCTGTTCCATATGGGGGCCATGGTCAAATTCAATCTCAGACCATGTCTGCCTCGTCTTTGCCAATTCAAATGTCGATGCCTCTACTTGGAAATCCTTCATTACAGCAGCCAATGTTTGTCACAGGTCTACCGCCCCATCCAATGTCATCTCAAGGGATCATGCATCAAGGACAAGGTTTAAGTTTTGCTCCTGGAATAAACCCCCAGATGCCTCCACAGTTGGGAAATATGGGAATGAATATTCCTCCACAATTTCCTCAACAACAGGCTGGAAAGTTTAGTAGTCTTCGAAAAACTGTAAAGATAACTCACCCAGACACTCATGAAGAATTAAGGCTTGATGGATCACCTGGTCCCAGATCACATCCCAGCATGCCTCCTCAATCACAGCCTCTATCATCATTCCCACCAACTCCAATTAACTATTATCCGAATTCCTACAATAACAGTTCAGTATACTTCCAACCTCCAAGTTCTCTTCCACCAAAGAATTCCCAGAGTCCTCAGGCAACAAGATTTTATAATCAG GTGACAATCAAACCAGCTCCTGGCACTCCAGGGGAAAAGGACCAGGTGACAGTAAAACCTGCTCCTGGAATACCAGGGGAAAGGGACCAGTTAGCTTTGGTAAGTTCACCCACCAGCAAAGATTCCCAGAAACATGCAAAGTCGCATGTAGTTGCTTCAGTTCACCCTCAAAAAGATTCTCAGGCTTCTACTCAGAGTTCTATGCTTCAACCAAAGCAGGGTTATGGATCAACCCATGCATCATCAATTCCTGAAGCTAGTATGCATTCTACTGTAGTTTTAGGTTCTTCTTTTGAAGCGCCCAGCTTGACTCCTGTAATCACAACTTCAGATAAGGGTTCTACAGATGTGCCAGTGGGCAGTTCTGAAGCATTATCCCCTGATGCCATCAAAGTGCAGCAGAAAAAACCAGGCGATATAGACCCTTCGTCTGTGCAGGATCag GTTGCCAGACTGTCTACTTCTGTTTTAGGCTTGCCTTCGCAGCCTCCAGAAACTGGAGATGAATCTGCTGGGGGATCTACCGTAGATGATATTGATGCCAAAGCTGTTGACGCTCATATAGAAGAGTCTTCCAAACCTCTTGATACAGAGAGTGAAGAGAACAATACAGTGCCTGAAACCACGAGTAAAAATGAGAAAGAAGTAAAGTTGCATGATGTTGTACAAGACAGCAACAATTCCAAGACACAATCAGAGTCCATTCGTTCAGAATCTTCTGAGTTCATTAATCAAACCAAAGAGCCTTGTCTACAGAGAGCTATTTCCATCAATGAGGGTAGTTCAGTAAAAATTACTCAGGGCAAGGTTAATGAATCTGCTACATGTTCCAGTGAAGTTGACAATGAGGCTGATAGTTCTTTATCATCCAGTTTAGATATAAATGACATGAATTCCAAGGGCACCCCCTTGGTGATAGGTGTATCTACCCAAGATCTTCATATGGGTACTAAAGAAATAACTTCTCCAACAACTTCCGTTGTTGATGAGGAGTCTGGATCTGAATCTCATGTGTGTCCTTCTGAGGCTACTTCAAAACACAAAGATGAAAATGACGACACTAGCTTGACTACATCAATTGCTAAGGAGAAATCTTTGGTTTACCAAGATTTGCCAAAAAGTACTCTTGctagaaaaaagaagaaaaaagaaatatataaaaaggCAGACGCTGCAGGTGCAACCTCTGATTTGTATGTGGCATATAAGGGTAcagaggaaaagaaagaaaattgcaCATATGTGGAAAGCAATCAAAGCATCGAAGGAAACATTGTTGATAGTTCAAAACCCTTTACTGCTGAGGTGGTGCAAGACATTGTGCAAGTCAAGGAAGGTGATCAGGTTAAAGTTGAGCCCGATGATTGGGAGGATGCTGTTGATGTTTCAAGTCCAAAGCTGGAATCTCCAGAAAATGGAAAGCAAGTTGTACGGGCATTCAATAATTATGCTGAAGGTTGTGATGAAATGACAACCAAAAAGTATTCAagagattttttatttaaatttgcgGACCTATACACTGACCTTCCTGAAGGTTTTGCAATTGCATCTGATATTGCGGAAGTATTGATGGGTTCTACTGTTGATGTTACTAATGAACCATACCCAAGTCCTGGCAGGATTATTGATAGACCATCTGGAGGCTCTAGACCAGAACGCCGTGGTAGTGTCATGGGAGATGAAGAGAAGTGGAGTAAATTACCTGGACCACTTGTGACTGGACGGGAATCACGGGATATGCGACTAGACATGGCTTATGGTAGTAATGCTATGGGATTCCGTCCTAATCAAGGAGGTAATTTTGGGGTTTTGAGGAACCCCCATGCACCAACCTCACTGCAGTATGCTGGAGGTATCCTTGCAGGGCCGTTGCATTCAGTTGGTTCTCAAGGTATGCAAAGAAATGGTGTTGATGCTGACAGGTGGCAGCGAGGAACTGCTTTccagaagggtttgatgccttCTCCTCACTCTCCATTACAAGTGATGCATAAAGCTGAAAAGAAGTATGAAGTTGGTAGGGTAACGGATGAGGAACAAGCAAAGCAAAGACAGTTGAAAGCAATTCTAAACAAGCTTACTCCCCAGAACTTTGAAAAATTGTTCCAGCAAGTTAAAGATGTCAAAATTGACAATGTGACGACACTTAATGGTGTTATTTCACAAATTTTTGATAAGGCTTTGATGGAACCCACTTTTTGTGAGATGTATGCAAACTTCTGTTCTCACCTCTCTGCTGAGCTTCCTGATCTGAGCATAGACAatgaaaaaattacttttaagaGATTGCTTTTAAACAAGTGTCAGGAAGAATTTGAGAGAGGAAAGCGAGAGGAACAAGAAGCTAATGTAACTGATGGGGAAGGCGAAACAAAACTCTCAGATGAGGAAAGAGAGGAGAAAAGACTAAAAGCACGGAGAAGAATGTTAGGCAACATTAGACTAATTGGAGAGTTGTACAAGAAGAAAATGTTGACAGAGAGGATAATGCACGAGTGCATAAAAAATTTGCTAGGTGAGACTGAGAATCAGAATCCTGATGAGGAAAACATTGAAGCTTTATGTAAATTAATGAGCACAATTGGTGAGATGATAGATCATGTAAAAGCCAAGGTGCACATGGATGCTTATTTTGCTTGGATGGCTAACTTGTCAATCAACATGAAACTATCTTCCAGGGTAAGGTTTATGTTGAAAGATGCAATCGATCTTAGGAAGAATAATTGGCAGCAGAGGagaaaagttgaaggaccaaaGAAGATTGAAGAGGTGCATAGAGATGCAGCTCAAGAAAGACAAGCCCAAGCTAGTAGGATTTCTCGTGCCCCCGGCTTGAGTTCTTCTGTTAGAAGAGGCCAACAAATTGATTTTTCTCCTAGAGGTCCTAGTATATTGCCTTCTCCAAGCTCTCAGATGAGTGGGTTCCGACCTATGTCTCCCCAGATGCGGGATTACGGTGGTCAAGATTCTCGGCTGGATGATAGAAATTCATTTGAGAATAGGGCATTATCACTTCCCCTGACCCAGCGGTCCCATGGAGATGATATTACACTTGGACCTCAAGGTGGACTTGCAAGGTCTTTTAGGGGACAGACAACTGCTCCAATAACCCCATCAGCTAATATACCAAGTCCTGGTGATCCCCATAGAGTTGCATCTGGGATGAATGGCTTTAGTCCTATGCCTGATCGGATAACACATGGCTCAAGGGAAGATTCCATGCAGAGGTATATTCCAGAAAGGGTTTCCAGTCAATATGATCATACTGGTAAACAGGAGTGGAACATGCAGTATGGAAATAGAGATCGTGGATTTGATACTGCTCTTACGTCTCCTCCAGTTCGAGGTGGAGGGACAAGTTCTATGCAGAATGTTCATCAAGATAAAGGATTGTCTGAAGAACGCTTACAGGACCTATCCATGTCTGCAATTAAAGAATTTTACAG TGCCAGAGATGAGAAGGAGGTTGCTTTATGCATGAAAGACCTGAATGCTCCAAGCTTCTATCCTTCAATGATTGCTCTTTGGATCACTGATTCTTTCGAGAGGAAGGAAATGGAGAGGGATCTCTTAGGGAAACTTCTGCTCAACTTAACAAAGTCTCGGGACGTTATCCTAAGTCCGGATCAGATGATTCAGGG GTTTGAACGTGTTCTCACTACCTTGGAGGATGCAGTTAATGATGCCCCAAGAGCAGCGGAATTTCTTGGTCGTATCTTTGCCAACATGGTTTTGGAAAACGTGGTTCCTCTCAACGAGATTGGGCGGTTGCTACAAGAAGGCGGGGAGGAGAAAGGGTGCCTCGTAGAGACAGGGCTTGCAGCTGACGTTCTTGGAAGCACCTTAGAGATTATCAAATCGGAGAAAGGCGATTCTTTGTTGAACGACATCTGTAAAAGATCTAATCTGCTGCTAGAAAACTTCCGGCCCCCAGGTTCTAACAAGCAATCCAAACTGGACAAGTTTCTGTTTTCATAG